A genomic window from Leptolyngbya sp. BL0902 includes:
- a CDS encoding pentapeptide repeat-containing protein encodes MPFSQLACYITSTQATVQLRLAMSYSHTWDDSDSLSLLFAVLILETTVPTIALRESGFTRTSHRSTMNIQYFLELYEAGYRDFVGIQLAGADLAHHILVEVDLSRSNLKGTNLSRSFLTQAVLVGAKGNWANFSFAKMSEANLAGADFTKASFRGAFLVQANLHQTQLSGADLCYVNLRNANLCGANLCGANLSGANLRGANLREANLAWAHLTGVRLSGADLDRTCLSAVNLEGAWLNGVDLSGLDLSGVNLKDAKLNGANLDHTNLSAANLSHTTMRGVSMVGANLCNANLTGAVVWHGNLDEVNLSRADLTRAHLGEASLRSACVEGTEFTESVLPTEARSYLYAAVHGETRWTRRPAKETLDHSLFIDRLLT; translated from the coding sequence TTGCCTTTTTCTCAACTTGCCTGTTACATCACCAGCACTCAAGCTACCGTCCAGCTTCGTCTCGCGATGAGCTACAGCCACACCTGGGACGATAGCGACTCTCTCAGTCTCCTGTTTGCTGTTCTCATTTTGGAAACTACCGTGCCCACCATCGCCCTCCGTGAGTCCGGTTTTACCAGGACTTCCCACCGCAGTACTATGAACATTCAGTACTTTCTTGAACTTTACGAGGCAGGCTACCGCGATTTCGTCGGCATTCAGTTGGCCGGGGCCGATTTGGCCCACCACATTCTGGTCGAGGTCGATCTCAGTCGCTCCAACCTCAAAGGCACCAACCTCAGCCGTTCTTTCCTCACCCAGGCTGTTTTGGTGGGGGCCAAGGGCAACTGGGCTAACTTCAGCTTTGCCAAGATGAGCGAGGCCAACCTAGCTGGGGCTGATTTCACCAAGGCCAGCTTTCGGGGAGCCTTTCTGGTGCAGGCCAACCTTCACCAAACTCAGCTCAGTGGCGCAGATTTGTGCTACGTCAACCTGCGGAATGCCAACCTGTGCGGCGCGAACCTGTGCGGGGCCAACCTCAGTGGGGCCAACCTACGCGGGGCCAATCTGCGGGAAGCCAACCTCGCCTGGGCACACCTTACCGGGGTACGGCTGAGTGGGGCCGACCTAGACCGTACTTGCCTGTCTGCCGTCAACCTGGAGGGAGCTTGGCTGAACGGCGTAGACCTCAGTGGTCTGGATCTGTCGGGGGTCAACCTCAAGGATGCCAAACTAAACGGGGCCAACCTCGACCACACCAACCTAAGTGCCGCCAACCTTTCCCATACCACCATGCGCGGCGTCTCTATGGTGGGAGCTAATTTGTGCAACGCTAATCTAACGGGGGCTGTGGTATGGCACGGCAACCTCGATGAGGTCAATCTCTCCCGGGCTGATCTAACCCGCGCCCACTTGGGGGAAGCTTCGCTGCGGTCGGCCTGTGTTGAGGGCACAGAATTTACCGAATCTGTGCTGCCTACGGAGGCCCGATCCTACCTGTATGCTGCCGTCCATGGCGAAACCCGATGGACTCGCCGCCCTGCCAAGGAGACCTTGGATCATTCACTGTTTATCGACCGACTGTTGACCTAG
- a CDS encoding DUF2834 domain-containing protein translates to MMQRLVFGLLWLSFVGYAVLLAPPDQPDIADLILRLSTGNWDGLNPALIALFNAMGLWPMVYAAVALVDGRGQRIWAWPFVGASFAVGAFALLPYLALRSPVPWVGPEDRLLRVVGSRLLGASLALAALVLLGWGLIYGDWSAFWQQWQTSRFVHVMTLDFCALWLLFPVLLIDDLPRRGLRQGWVIPSVLALPLLGAALYLALRPPLPRDQSSQAPTLAPVPESSGLG, encoded by the coding sequence ATGATGCAACGACTCGTTTTTGGCCTCCTGTGGCTGAGCTTTGTCGGGTATGCCGTGCTCCTAGCCCCTCCCGATCAGCCCGATATCGCCGATCTCATCCTGCGCCTGTCCACCGGAAACTGGGATGGCCTCAACCCAGCGCTGATTGCTCTGTTCAATGCCATGGGTCTCTGGCCCATGGTCTATGCTGCCGTGGCGCTGGTGGATGGCCGAGGGCAGCGAATCTGGGCGTGGCCCTTTGTGGGCGCTTCCTTTGCGGTAGGAGCCTTTGCCCTATTGCCCTACCTAGCTCTGCGATCCCCTGTTCCCTGGGTTGGCCCAGAGGATCGACTGTTGCGGGTGGTTGGGAGTCGTCTGTTGGGCGCAAGTTTGGCCCTGGCGGCCTTGGTGCTGCTGGGCTGGGGGCTCATCTATGGCGATTGGTCGGCCTTCTGGCAGCAGTGGCAAACCTCCCGGTTTGTCCACGTCATGACCTTGGATTTTTGTGCCCTGTGGCTCTTGTTCCCGGTTCTCTTGATCGATGATCTGCCCCGACGTGGTCTCCGTCAGGGGTGGGTAATTCCCTCTGTCTTGGCGTTGCCCCTCCTTGGAGCCGCGCTCTACCTCGCCCTGCGGCCTCCCCTGCCTAGAGATCAGTCCAGTCAAGCGCCAACCCTCGCCCCAGTACCGGAGTCATCGGGTCTGGGCTAG
- the gyrA gene encoding DNA gyrase subunit A, translating into MATPEERIVPTDLRNEMESSYLEYAMSVIVGRALPDARDGLKPVHRRILYAMHELGLAADRPFRKCARVVGEVLGKYHPHGDTAVYDALVRMAQDFSMRSPLINGHGNFGSIDNDPPAAMRYTECRLQSLTSDSLLQDIESETVDFADNFDGSQQEPVVLPSRLPQLLLNGSSGIAVGMATNIPPHNPGELIDGVIALIHNPDITTAELMEIIPGPDFPTGAQILGRSGIRDAYNTGRGSVTMRGVASLETIEHRGRPDREAIIITELPYQTNKAGMIERIAEMVNERKLEGISDIRDESDRDGMRIVIELKRDAYPRVVLNNLYKQTPLQNNFGVNMLALVNGEPQLLGLKRMLEVFLEFREETITRRTRYELRKAQERDHILQGYLIALANLDAVIALIRHAADTPTAKQELMDTYGLSEVQSDAILQMQLRRLTALEADKIQSEHEDLMAKITDLQDILARRERILEIIITELGDLKAKHNTPRRTTIEMDEGELSDISLIANEQVVILVTDQGYIKRMPVTTFEAQSRATRGKAGAKMKEDDGVQHFITCYTHDYLMFFSDRGVAYSMRAYQVPEGSRAARGIPIVQMLPIPKEEVITSVLSVREFTDEDYLVMLTRGGFVKKTALSAFSNIRANGLIAISLEEGDQLRWVRLARSTDSILIGSRHGMTIHFKVDDDQLRPLGRPTRGVRAMALRDGDELISMDILPSQVVEAVQAAADSESEDDEDTLVATNDPGPWVLVIASSGLGKRVPVSKFRLQNRAGLGLKAIKFRKNDDTLAALRVVSDGDELMLVTNRGIIIRQRVNDISIQSRPATGVRLQRLDGEDAIAAVAVVPPALQEPDDLLAPSDTAEDTAAEEAVAEEAVTEDTVAEETTENA; encoded by the coding sequence ATGGCAACCCCAGAAGAGCGTATCGTTCCCACCGATCTACGCAACGAAATGGAAAGCTCCTATCTGGAATACGCCATGAGCGTGATCGTGGGTCGAGCCTTGCCCGATGCCAGGGACGGCCTCAAGCCTGTGCATCGTCGCATTCTGTATGCCATGCACGAACTGGGTTTGGCGGCGGATCGGCCTTTCCGTAAGTGCGCCCGGGTGGTGGGGGAAGTGCTGGGTAAGTATCACCCCCACGGCGATACGGCGGTTTACGATGCCCTGGTGCGGATGGCCCAGGATTTTTCGATGCGGTCGCCGCTGATCAATGGTCACGGCAACTTTGGCTCCATCGACAACGACCCTCCGGCGGCGATGCGATACACCGAATGCCGCCTGCAATCCCTGACCAGCGACTCCCTGTTGCAGGATATCGAGTCGGAAACCGTCGATTTTGCCGATAACTTCGATGGTTCCCAGCAGGAGCCCGTGGTGCTGCCCTCGCGCTTGCCCCAGCTTTTACTGAATGGTTCCTCCGGCATTGCCGTGGGGATGGCGACGAACATTCCGCCCCACAACCCCGGTGAGCTGATCGACGGCGTGATCGCCCTGATCCACAACCCCGACATCACCACCGCCGAATTGATGGAGATCATCCCCGGCCCGGACTTTCCCACCGGAGCCCAAATCCTGGGCCGCAGCGGCATTCGCGATGCCTACAACACCGGGCGCGGCTCTGTGACCATGCGCGGCGTGGCCAGTCTGGAAACCATTGAGCACCGGGGGCGGCCCGACCGAGAAGCCATCATCATCACCGAACTGCCCTACCAAACCAACAAGGCGGGCATGATCGAGCGCATCGCCGAAATGGTGAACGAGCGCAAACTAGAGGGCATTTCCGACATCCGCGACGAGAGCGACCGGGACGGAATGCGGATCGTGATCGAACTGAAGCGCGACGCCTACCCCCGCGTGGTGCTAAACAACCTCTATAAGCAAACGCCGCTGCAAAACAACTTTGGCGTCAACATGCTGGCCCTGGTGAACGGGGAACCCCAACTGCTGGGCCTGAAGCGAATGCTGGAGGTATTCCTGGAGTTCCGGGAAGAGACCATCACCCGCCGCACCCGCTACGAACTGCGCAAGGCCCAGGAGCGGGATCACATCCTTCAAGGCTATCTGATTGCCCTAGCCAACTTGGATGCGGTGATTGCCCTGATTCGCCACGCCGCCGACACCCCCACCGCCAAGCAGGAATTGATGGACACCTACGGCCTCTCGGAGGTGCAGTCGGACGCCATTCTACAAATGCAGTTGCGCCGCCTCACCGCCCTCGAGGCCGACAAAATCCAGAGCGAACACGAAGACCTGATGGCTAAAATCACGGATCTTCAGGATATTTTGGCCCGTCGGGAGCGGATTCTCGAAATTATCATCACCGAGCTGGGCGATCTCAAGGCCAAGCACAACACCCCCCGCCGCACCACCATCGAGATGGACGAGGGTGAACTCAGCGACATTTCTCTCATCGCTAACGAGCAGGTAGTCATTCTGGTGACGGATCAGGGCTACATCAAGCGGATGCCCGTCACCACCTTTGAGGCCCAAAGCCGCGCCACCCGTGGCAAGGCCGGAGCCAAGATGAAGGAGGACGATGGCGTTCAGCACTTCATCACCTGCTACACCCACGATTATCTGATGTTCTTCAGCGACCGAGGCGTGGCCTACTCTATGCGGGCCTACCAGGTGCCCGAAGGTTCGCGGGCAGCGCGGGGCATTCCCATCGTGCAAATGCTGCCCATCCCCAAGGAAGAGGTGATTACCTCGGTGCTATCGGTGCGGGAATTCACCGATGAAGACTATCTGGTGATGCTAACGCGGGGTGGCTTCGTTAAAAAAACAGCCCTCTCTGCCTTCAGCAATATCCGGGCCAACGGTCTGATCGCCATTTCCCTCGAAGAGGGCGACCAACTGCGCTGGGTGCGCCTCGCCCGCAGCACCGACAGCATTCTGATCGGTTCCCGCCACGGCATGACCATCCACTTCAAGGTAGACGACGACCAACTGCGGCCCCTCGGTCGGCCCACCCGTGGGGTACGGGCCATGGCCCTGCGCGATGGCGACGAGTTGATCAGCATGGATATTCTGCCGAGCCAAGTGGTTGAAGCCGTGCAGGCCGCTGCCGATAGCGAGAGCGAAGACGACGAAGATACCCTCGTTGCCACCAACGATCCCGGCCCCTGGGTGCTGGTGATCGCCTCCTCTGGCCTAGGGAAGCGGGTGCCTGTGTCGAAATTCCGCCTGCAAAACCGGGCGGGGCTAGGGCTGAAGGCCATCAAGTTCCGCAAGAACGACGACACCCTAGCGGCCCTGCGGGTGGTCAGCGATGGCGACGAACTAATGCTGGTGACAAACCGAGGCATCATCATTCGTCAGCGGGTGAACGACATCTCTATCCAGTCTCGTCCGGCCACCGGGGTGCGGCTGCAACGGTTGGATGGGGAAGACGCCATTGCTGCTGTGGCCGTGGTGCCCCCCGCCCTGCAAGAGCCCGACGACCTTTTGGCCCCCAGCGATACTGCCGAAGACACCGCCGCTGAAGAGGCTGTGGCCGAAGAGGCTGTTACCGAAGATACTGTTGCCGAAGAGACCACTGAGAATGCGTAA